Proteins from a single region of Parasedimentitalea psychrophila:
- a CDS encoding NADH-quinone oxidoreductase subunit A gives MEEMLREYLPILVFLAVATGLGIVLILAAVVLAVRNPDPEKVSAYECGFNAFDDARMKFDVRFYLVSILFIIFDLEIAFLFPWAVGFKDISMTGFWSMMVFLGVLTIGFAYEWKKGALEWE, from the coding sequence GTGGAAGAGATGTTGCGGGAATACCTCCCGATCCTAGTGTTTCTGGCCGTCGCAACCGGTCTTGGAATTGTCCTTATTCTAGCCGCCGTAGTGCTGGCTGTACGCAATCCCGACCCAGAAAAAGTAAGTGCTTACGAATGCGGTTTCAATGCCTTCGATGATGCACGGATGAAATTTGATGTCCGGTTTTACCTGGTATCGATTCTTTTCATCATCTTTGATTTGGAAATCGCGTTTCTGTTTCCCTGGGCCGTCGGCTTCAAGGACATCAGCATGACCGGTTTCTGGTCGATGATGGTGTTTCTGGGGGTTCTGACCATCGGCTTTGCCTATGAATGGAAAAAAGGGGCCCTGGAATGGGAATGA
- a CDS encoding crotonase/enoyl-CoA hydratase family protein, which yields MFNTITLITDARGVATLTLNRAEKHNAMSGEMIAELTEAAQQLSVDDAVRVVVLTGAGKSFCAGGDLGWMRQQMAADSATRFVEARKLAEMLQALNTLPKPMIGALQGNAFGGGVGMASVCDVAIGVDHLKMGLTETKLGIIPATIGPYVIARMGAAKARRVFMSSRLFGAGEAVELGLLARAVPADQLAESVEAEVAPYLNCAPGAVAAAKQLARDLGPKIDDSVIDHTIKALVDQWQTEEAEHGIGAFFDRCKPRWQS from the coding sequence ATGTTCAACACCATTACCTTGATCACCGATGCGCGCGGGGTGGCGACGCTGACCCTGAACCGTGCGGAAAAACACAATGCCATGTCCGGCGAGATGATCGCCGAGTTGACCGAGGCTGCGCAGCAGCTCTCGGTGGATGATGCGGTGCGGGTGGTTGTCCTGACCGGAGCAGGCAAGAGTTTCTGTGCCGGTGGCGATCTGGGTTGGATGCGGCAGCAGATGGCGGCGGATTCGGCGACCAGGTTTGTCGAGGCGCGCAAACTGGCCGAAATGTTGCAGGCTCTGAACACCCTGCCCAAGCCAATGATCGGCGCCTTGCAGGGCAATGCCTTTGGCGGCGGTGTTGGTATGGCCTCGGTCTGCGATGTTGCCATCGGTGTCGATCACCTGAAAATGGGGCTGACAGAAACCAAGCTGGGTATCATTCCGGCGACAATCGGCCCCTATGTCATCGCCCGGATGGGGGCGGCAAAGGCGCGCAGGGTGTTCATGTCTTCGCGCCTGTTCGGGGCCGGGGAGGCGGTTGAATTGGGGCTCTTGGCACGGGCGGTGCCGGCGGATCAACTGGCCGAATCTGTCGAGGCCGAGGTTGCGCCCTATTTGAACTGCGCCCCCGGAGCGGTTGCCGCCGCAAAGCAGTTGGCCCGCGATCTGGGTCCGAAAATTGACGACTCGGTCATCGACCACACGATCAAAGCGCTGGTTGACCAATGGCAGACAGAGGAAGCTGAACACGGAATTGGAGCGTTTTTTGACCGCTGTAAGCCGCGCTGGCAGTCCTGA
- a CDS encoding hydroxymethylglutaryl-CoA lyase, with the protein MGDRVEIFEVGPRDGLQNEKREIPVAEKLALIDCLSQAGFSRIEVASFVSPKKVPQMAGSGEVLAGIKRAEGVRYAALTPNMRGYDAAVTAQASEVAVFASASEGFSMANINATIAESIERFEPILEAARHVDLPVRGYISCVTDCPYDGATPPEKVAEMADRLFALGCYEISLGDTLGQATPDSVARMLLAVREVVPATRLAGHFHNTSGRAMDNIDAALSMGVRVFDAAVGGLGGCPFAPGAAGNVATELVHEHLTRLGYDTGLDLDILLQAADMARAMRGS; encoded by the coding sequence ATGGGTGATCGGGTCGAGATTTTTGAAGTGGGGCCGCGCGATGGTCTGCAGAACGAAAAACGTGAAATCCCCGTCGCCGAGAAGCTGGCATTGATCGACTGCCTGAGCCAGGCCGGCTTTAGCCGGATAGAGGTGGCCAGCTTTGTGTCGCCAAAAAAAGTGCCGCAGATGGCTGGCAGTGGCGAGGTTCTGGCGGGGATCAAGCGGGCCGAGGGGGTGCGCTATGCGGCGCTGACGCCCAATATGCGTGGGTATGATGCGGCGGTGACGGCGCAGGCCAGCGAAGTGGCGGTGTTTGCCTCGGCCTCCGAGGGATTCTCCATGGCCAATATCAATGCCACAATCGCCGAGTCGATCGAGCGGTTTGAGCCGATACTGGAGGCGGCACGGCACGTCGATCTGCCGGTGCGGGGCTATATATCCTGCGTCACCGACTGTCCCTATGACGGGGCCACGCCACCGGAAAAAGTGGCGGAAATGGCCGACCGGTTGTTTGCGCTGGGCTGTTATGAAATTTCGCTGGGCGATACTCTGGGGCAGGCAACACCGGATTCGGTGGCGCGGATGTTGCTGGCGGTGCGCGAGGTGGTGCCTGCGACCCGCCTGGCTGGACATTTCCACAATACCTCGGGCCGGGCGATGGATAACATTGATGCGGCCCTGTCGATGGGCGTGCGGGTGTTTGATGCAGCGGTTGGTGGCCTTGGCGGTTGTCCCTTTGCGCCGGGGGCTGCGGGCAATGTTGCGACCGAACTGGTGCATGAGCACCTGACAAGGCTGGGATATGACACCGGCCTGGATCTGGATATCCTGCTGCAGGCAGCGGATATGGCGCGCGCCATGCGCGGCAGCTAA
- a CDS encoding acetyl/propionyl/methylcrotonyl-CoA carboxylase subunit alpha: protein MFDKILIANRGEIACRVMETARTMGVKTVAVYSAADRDAKHVALADEAYPIGHGPAPADSYLLGDEIIAVALTCGAQAIHPGYGFLSENPGFVDSVDAAGLCFIGPSAEAIRKMGLKDAAKVLMEKAGVPVVPGYHGSNQDSEHLFGAADGIGYPVLIKAVAGGGGKGMRLVERAEDFMAALESARSEAITAFGNPDVLVEKYIQRPRHIEIQVFGDGTRAVHLFERDCSLQRRHQKVIEEAPAPGMTSEMRAAMGQAGVRAAEAIGYKGAGTVEFIVDGSGGLRADGFWFMEMNTRLQVEHPVTEAITGVDLVEWQLRVAAGESLPMQQEDLAINGHAFEARLYAEDVPKGFLPATGTLTHLQFPDGCRADSGVRAGDTISPWYDPMISKVIVHGPTRAVALARLGRALEGTEVAGTVTNLAFLGGLAAHPGFAGGDFDTGLIARDLDVLAAAPVVAPHHKVAAAMSALDLIRPLSHSGFTLWAPLRRAVSLTWQGETFELQVDVESSDRQIWHVGDEEIVATRCGIGWTIGSRPLPDVVQSNRSITVFDGYGLTFELPDPLDRDAKAGGDTNVIVAPMPGLVKVILAVAGQVVVEGDRLAVLEAMKMEHALLAARDGVVAEVLAAAGDQVEAGAALVRLQEESE, encoded by the coding sequence ATGTTTGACAAAATCCTGATTGCCAACCGCGGCGAAATCGCTTGTCGTGTTATGGAAACGGCCCGCACGATGGGGGTAAAGACCGTGGCGGTTTATTCAGCCGCAGACCGCGATGCAAAACATGTGGCGCTGGCGGATGAGGCCTATCCCATTGGCCATGGGCCGGCACCTGCCGACAGCTATCTTTTGGGCGATGAGATCATTGCTGTTGCCCTGACCTGCGGCGCCCAGGCCATCCACCCCGGCTATGGCTTCCTGTCCGAAAATCCGGGCTTTGTAGATTCGGTCGACGCTGCCGGGCTGTGTTTTATCGGACCCTCGGCTGAGGCCATTCGCAAAATGGGCCTGAAGGACGCTGCCAAGGTGCTGATGGAAAAAGCCGGAGTGCCGGTGGTGCCGGGGTATCACGGCTCAAATCAAGACAGCGAACACCTGTTTGGGGCTGCCGATGGTATCGGTTATCCGGTGCTGATCAAGGCTGTCGCCGGTGGCGGTGGCAAAGGCATGCGGCTGGTTGAGCGGGCCGAGGACTTCATGGCAGCGCTGGAGAGTGCGCGCAGCGAAGCCATCACCGCATTTGGTAACCCGGATGTGCTGGTTGAAAAATACATCCAGCGGCCCCGCCATATCGAGATTCAGGTATTCGGTGATGGCACCCGGGCGGTGCATCTTTTTGAACGCGACTGCAGCCTGCAGCGCCGCCATCAAAAGGTGATCGAGGAAGCACCTGCGCCCGGAATGACGTCCGAAATGCGTGCTGCCATGGGGCAAGCCGGGGTGCGGGCGGCCGAGGCCATCGGCTACAAGGGCGCAGGCACAGTCGAGTTTATCGTTGATGGGTCAGGCGGCCTGCGCGCTGATGGGTTTTGGTTCATGGAAATGAACACGCGTTTGCAGGTGGAACACCCGGTCACCGAGGCGATCACCGGTGTCGATCTGGTAGAGTGGCAGTTGCGCGTCGCCGCAGGGGAGAGCCTGCCGATGCAACAAGAGGACCTAGCAATCAATGGTCATGCCTTTGAAGCGCGCCTGTATGCCGAAGATGTGCCCAAGGGGTTTCTGCCCGCCACTGGCACCCTGACCCATTTGCAGTTTCCCGATGGCTGCCGCGCAGACAGCGGTGTGCGCGCCGGGGATACCATCAGTCCCTGGTATGACCCGATGATCTCGAAAGTGATCGTACATGGCCCGACCCGGGCGGTCGCATTGGCGCGGCTGGGGCGGGCGCTGGAGGGAACGGAGGTTGCCGGCACGGTGACCAATCTGGCCTTTCTGGGTGGTTTGGCGGCGCATCCGGGCTTTGCCGGTGGGGATTTTGATACCGGGTTGATTGCCCGTGATCTGGACGTTTTGGCCGCAGCGCCTGTTGTGGCTCCTCACCATAAGGTGGCGGCGGCGATGTCGGCTCTGGATCTGATCCGGCCACTGAGCCACAGCGGCTTTACGCTCTGGGCGCCGCTGCGCCGGGCGGTGTCGCTGACTTGGCAGGGCGAGACGTTTGAACTGCAAGTCGACGTTGAGAGCTCTGATCGGCAGATCTGGCATGTTGGCGACGAAGAGATCGTTGCGACCCGCTGCGGCATTGGCTGGACCATAGGCAGTCGGCCGCTGCCTGATGTTGTCCAGTCAAATAGGAGCATAACCGTTTTTGACGGCTATGGTCTGACATTTGAGCTGCCGGATCCGCTGGATCGAGATGCCAAAGCGGGCGGCGATACCAATGTGATTGTGGCACCGATGCCCGGGCTGGTTAAAGTGATCCTGGCCGTCGCTGGTCAGGTGGTGGTCGAGGGCGACCGGCTGGCGGTGCTGGAGGCGATGAAGATGGAACACGCCTTATTGGCGGCCCGTGATGGTGTGGTGGCCGAAGTTCTGGCTGCGGCGGGCGATCAGGTTGAAGCTGGCGCCGCATTGGTCCGGTTGCAGGAGGAAAGCGAATAG
- a CDS encoding carboxyl transferase domain-containing protein, with amino-acid sequence MKLKSKALPSSEGFKANRAVHLDALAQVSEVAETARMGGGERSRTRHEGRGKMLPRRRVANLLDPGSPFLEIGTTAAHNMYDGAAPGAGVITGIGRVQGQDVMVVCNDATVKGGTYFPMTVKKHLRAQEIAEENHLPCIYLVDSGGANLPQQDEVFPDRDHFGRIFYNQARMSAKGIAQIAVVMGSCTAGGAYVPAMSDVTIIVRDQGTIFLAGPPLLKAATGEVVSAEDLGGGDVHTRLSGVADYLAEDDAHALELARRAVLSLNRRKPQTVDWQSPEEPAYDPEEILGVVPGDLRTPYDIREVIARLVDGSRFDEFKSRYGETLVTGFAHLKGCPIGIVANNGVLFSEAAQKGAHFVELCSQRKIPLVFLQNITGFMVGRKYENEGIARHGAKMVTAVASTNVPKVTMLVGGSFGAGNYGMAGRAYQPRFLWTWPNSRISVMGGEQAAGVLATVKRDGIERKGGSWSAQEEAAFKQPTIDMFEQQSHPLYASARLWDDGIIDPRKSRDVLSLSLGAALNAPIEDTRFGVFRM; translated from the coding sequence ATGAAACTCAAATCCAAAGCGCTGCCTTCCTCCGAAGGCTTCAAAGCAAACCGCGCTGTGCATCTCGACGCATTGGCGCAAGTCTCTGAGGTGGCCGAGACCGCCCGCATGGGTGGCGGCGAACGTTCACGGACCCGTCACGAGGGCAGGGGCAAGATGCTGCCGCGCCGCCGGGTGGCCAATCTGCTCGATCCCGGCTCGCCGTTTCTGGAGATTGGCACCACCGCCGCCCATAATATGTATGATGGGGCCGCCCCCGGTGCCGGGGTGATCACCGGCATTGGCCGGGTGCAGGGCCAAGACGTCATGGTGGTCTGCAATGACGCCACGGTAAAGGGCGGCACCTATTTTCCGATGACGGTGAAAAAGCACCTGCGGGCACAGGAAATCGCCGAGGAAAACCACCTGCCCTGCATCTATCTGGTCGACAGCGGTGGCGCCAACCTGCCGCAACAGGACGAAGTGTTCCCCGATCGCGACCACTTTGGCCGGATTTTCTACAATCAGGCGCGGATGTCGGCCAAGGGCATTGCGCAGATTGCCGTTGTCATGGGCAGCTGTACCGCCGGTGGCGCCTATGTACCTGCGATGTCGGACGTCACCATTATCGTGCGTGATCAAGGTACTATCTTTCTGGCCGGGCCACCGCTGCTCAAGGCGGCAACGGGTGAGGTGGTCAGCGCCGAAGATCTGGGCGGTGGCGACGTGCACACCCGGCTTTCGGGGGTGGCCGATTACCTGGCCGAGGATGATGCCCATGCTCTGGAACTGGCGCGCCGTGCGGTTCTGTCGCTGAACAGGCGCAAGCCGCAGACCGTCGACTGGCAGAGTCCGGAAGAGCCCGCCTATGACCCGGAGGAAATTCTCGGCGTGGTGCCCGGTGATCTGCGCACGCCCTATGATATCCGCGAGGTGATCGCCCGGTTGGTCGACGGATCGCGCTTTGATGAATTCAAGTCGCGCTATGGCGAAACTCTGGTCACCGGCTTTGCCCATCTCAAAGGCTGCCCGATTGGCATTGTTGCCAACAATGGCGTGCTGTTTTCCGAGGCGGCGCAAAAAGGCGCGCATTTCGTCGAGCTGTGCTCGCAGCGTAAAATCCCGCTGGTGTTCCTGCAAAACATCACCGGCTTCATGGTCGGACGCAAATATGAAAACGAAGGCATCGCGCGGCATGGTGCCAAGATGGTGACGGCGGTGGCCTCGACCAATGTGCCGAAAGTAACCATGCTGGTTGGCGGCTCCTTTGGCGCGGGCAACTACGGCATGGCGGGGCGCGCCTATCAGCCGCGGTTCCTGTGGACCTGGCCGAACAGTCGCATATCCGTCATGGGCGGCGAACAGGCCGCTGGAGTGCTGGCGACAGTCAAACGCGACGGCATCGAGCGCAAGGGTGGCAGCTGGAGCGCCCAAGAAGAGGCCGCCTTCAAACAGCCCACCATCGATATGTTCGAACAACAAAGCCACCCTCTCTACGCCTCGGCGCGCCTGTGGGATGATGGCATTATTGATCCACGCAAATCGAGGGATGTGCTGTCCCTATCTCTGGGCGCTGCCCTCAATGCTCCGATCGAGGACACACGCTTTGGCGTGTTCCGGATGTGA
- a CDS encoding AMP-binding protein, producing MTTEIRNISDLQPDGNLDHLEPFNMAAQALAQPAGQLAVIDLTGPLRVDVSYGELGSMVDALARYLLTRIQPGDRVGVLLSQSPWCVAAHLAVWKVGAISVPLFKLFKRDALASRAGDAGLQFVFTDTEGSDLLGDLAEAVLVDQVGLAGGEVAFAETLPDTPAVLIYTSGTTGSPKGALHGHWVLTGHLPGVAISHDHLGQPGDCLWTPADWAWIGGLFDVAMPGLALGVPVVAARLDKFTPEACADVIARGDVRNVFFPPTALRMLKAAGQGLDGLRSVASGGEPLGAEMLAWGKRRLGVSINEFYGQTECNMVASSCGADYAPRPGCIGKAVPGHTVAVLDDAGQATAGEGDVAVRRGSPSMMLKYWNRPDETAAKFRGDWLITGDRGIWEGEYLRFVGREDDVITSSGYRIGPAEIEDCLMTHPAVATVGVVGKPDPLRTEIVKAYVVLKPAAQVTAKELQDHVKTHLAQYSYPREISFVEALPMTVTGKVIRKELKARAAAEMLL from the coding sequence ATGACGACTGAAATACGCAATATTTCCGACTTGCAGCCCGATGGTAACCTGGATCACCTTGAACCGTTTAACATGGCGGCACAGGCGTTGGCGCAGCCTGCTGGTCAGCTGGCGGTGATCGACCTGACCGGGCCGCTGAGGGTTGATGTTTCTTATGGTGAACTGGGGAGCATGGTAGATGCCTTAGCGCGCTATCTGCTGACCCGCATTCAGCCCGGCGATCGCGTCGGTGTTTTGCTCAGCCAGTCGCCATGGTGCGTGGCTGCGCATCTGGCGGTGTGGAAGGTCGGTGCCATTTCGGTGCCGCTGTTCAAATTGTTCAAACGTGATGCTCTGGCCAGCCGAGCTGGCGACGCTGGTTTGCAGTTCGTCTTCACCGATACTGAGGGTAGTGATTTGCTAGGCGATCTGGCCGAGGCGGTGTTGGTCGATCAGGTCGGGCTGGCTGGCGGCGAAGTTGCTTTTGCCGAGACCTTGCCTGATACCCCGGCCGTTTTGATCTATACATCCGGCACCACCGGCAGTCCCAAAGGCGCGTTGCACGGCCACTGGGTGTTGACCGGTCATTTGCCCGGCGTGGCGATCAGCCACGACCACTTGGGCCAACCGGGCGATTGCCTGTGGACCCCGGCCGACTGGGCCTGGATCGGTGGTTTGTTTGATGTCGCCATGCCGGGATTGGCACTGGGGGTGCCCGTGGTGGCGGCCCGGTTGGACAAATTCACCCCTGAGGCCTGCGCCGATGTGATCGCGCGCGGCGATGTGCGCAACGTGTTCTTCCCGCCCACAGCCCTGCGCATGCTCAAGGCCGCCGGGCAGGGGCTCGACGGTCTGCGCTCGGTTGCCTCTGGCGGAGAGCCCCTGGGCGCCGAGATGCTCGCCTGGGGCAAGCGGCGTCTGGGCGTGAGTATCAACGAATTCTACGGCCAGACCGAATGCAATATGGTGGCCTCGTCCTGCGGTGCCGATTATGCGCCCCGCCCCGGTTGCATCGGCAAGGCAGTGCCGGGTCATACGGTGGCCGTGCTGGATGACGCTGGCCAAGCGACCGCAGGCGAGGGCGATGTCGCGGTGCGCCGTGGATCGCCCTCGATGATGCTGAAATACTGGAACCGCCCGGATGAGACCGCTGCCAAGTTCCGGGGGGACTGGTTGATCACTGGCGACCGCGGCATCTGGGAGGGCGAGTATCTGCGCTTTGTCGGGCGTGAGGATGATGTGATCACCTCCTCCGGCTATCGCATTGGCCCGGCCGAGATCGAGGATTGCCTGATGACCCACCCGGCGGTGGCCACCGTGGGGGTGGTGGGCAAGCCTGACCCGCTGCGTACCGAGATCGTCAAGGCCTATGTGGTGCTGAAACCGGCCGCCCAGGTGACGGCGAAAGAGCTGCAGGATCACGTCAAAACCCACCTTGCCCAGTATTCCTACCCGCGTGAGATTAGTTTTGTTGAGGCGCTGCCGATGACGGTGACCGGCAAGGTGATCCGCAAGGAGCTGAAGGCCCGGGCGGCGGCGGAGATGTTGTTATGA
- a CDS encoding OmpW/AlkL family protein, with the protein MKRTVAALALTAAFAALAAPATAQSQGDWTIGVGVANVNPKSGNGTLAGGTASIADDTQLSLTAEYFIRDNIGIELLAATPFEHDINISGVGFAGTTRQLPPTLSVNYHFPTKGKIKPFVGVGLNYTTFFEEASPLGVLELDDSWGYAVQVGADWQISDRGALRLNVRYIDIDSDVTLDGASIGTAEIDPIVVGLSYVHRF; encoded by the coding sequence ATGAAACGCACCGTAGCTGCCCTGGCTTTGACCGCCGCATTTGCTGCCCTTGCCGCCCCTGCAACCGCCCAATCTCAAGGCGACTGGACCATTGGTGTCGGCGTCGCCAACGTCAATCCCAAGTCCGGCAATGGCACCCTCGCGGGTGGTACTGCCAGCATTGCCGACGACACTCAGCTGTCGCTGACCGCAGAATATTTCATCCGTGACAACATTGGTATCGAGCTGCTGGCCGCCACCCCGTTTGAGCATGACATCAACATCAGCGGCGTTGGCTTTGCCGGAACCACTCGGCAACTGCCGCCCACCCTGTCGGTCAACTACCACTTCCCGACCAAAGGCAAGATCAAACCCTTTGTCGGCGTTGGCCTGAACTATACCACTTTCTTTGAGGAGGCCTCGCCTTTGGGCGTCCTGGAACTGGACGACAGCTGGGGCTATGCGGTTCAGGTTGGGGCTGACTGGCAGATCTCGGACCGCGGCGCGCTGCGTCTGAATGTGCGCTACATCGACATTGACAGCGACGTCACCCTGGACGGTGCCTCCATCGGCACCGCCGAGATCGATCCGATTGTGGTTGGCCTTAGCTACGTGCACCGCTTCTGA
- a CDS encoding isovaleryl-CoA dehydrogenase: MFNASMQFDLGDDVNALRDMVHRWAQDRVKPMAQQIDQSNEFPAELWKEMGDLGLLGVTVPEAFGGAGMSYLAHTIAVEEVARASASVALSYGAHSNLCVNQIKLNGSDAQRAKYLPGLVSGDHVGALAMSEAGAGSDVVSMTLRAEKRNDHYRLNGNKYWITNGPDADTLVVYAKTDPDAGSKGITAFIVEKEMTGFSTSPHFDKLGMRGSNTAELIFDDVQVPFENVLGEEGRGVAVLMSGLDYERVVLAGIGTGIIASCMDEMMPYLAERKQFGQPIGSFQLMQGKIADMYTAMNSARAYVYEVAKACDRGTVTRQDAAACCLYASEQAMVQAHQAVQALGGAGYLSDNPVGRIFRDAKLMEIGAGTSEIRRMLIGRELMGSMT; encoded by the coding sequence ATGTTCAATGCAAGTATGCAATTCGATCTAGGTGACGATGTGAACGCGCTGCGTGATATGGTGCACCGCTGGGCGCAGGATCGGGTCAAGCCGATGGCGCAGCAGATTGACCAGAGCAACGAGTTCCCCGCTGAGCTGTGGAAAGAGATGGGGGATCTGGGCCTGTTGGGGGTCACGGTTCCCGAGGCGTTCGGTGGCGCGGGCATGTCCTATCTGGCGCATACCATCGCGGTCGAGGAAGTGGCCCGTGCCAGTGCCTCGGTGGCGCTGTCTTACGGTGCGCACTCCAACCTTTGCGTCAACCAGATCAAACTGAACGGCAGCGATGCGCAGCGGGCAAAATACCTGCCGGGACTGGTGTCTGGCGATCACGTTGGCGCCTTGGCAATGTCCGAGGCCGGCGCCGGGTCTGATGTGGTATCAATGACGCTGCGGGCGGAAAAACGGAACGATCATTACCGGCTGAACGGTAACAAATACTGGATCACCAATGGTCCTGATGCCGACACGCTGGTGGTCTATGCCAAGACAGACCCTGATGCCGGCTCGAAGGGCATCACCGCCTTTATCGTCGAAAAGGAAATGACCGGGTTTTCGACCTCGCCACATTTCGACAAGCTGGGGATGCGCGGGTCGAACACCGCCGAGCTGATCTTTGATGACGTCCAGGTGCCGTTTGAGAACGTGCTGGGCGAAGAGGGGCGCGGCGTTGCAGTGCTGATGTCGGGGCTGGACTATGAACGTGTGGTTCTGGCGGGGATCGGCACTGGCATCATCGCGTCCTGTATGGATGAAATGATGCCCTATCTGGCCGAGCGCAAGCAGTTTGGACAGCCTATCGGCTCGTTCCAGCTGATGCAGGGCAAGATCGCAGACATGTATACAGCGATGAATTCAGCGCGTGCCTATGTCTATGAAGTTGCCAAGGCCTGCGACCGTGGCACGGTGACCCGGCAGGACGCGGCGGCTTGCTGTCTGTACGCATCCGAACAGGCCATGGTGCAGGCGCATCAGGCGGTGCAGGCTCTGGGCGGGGCAGGCTATCTGTCCGACAATCCGGTGGGCCGCATTTTCCGTGATGCCAAGCTGATGGAAATCGGCGCCGGGACATCGGAAATTCGCCGTATGCTGATTGGCCGCGAGCTGATGGGGTCAATGACCTGA
- a CDS encoding DegT/DnrJ/EryC1/StrS family aminotransferase encodes MNEIFSGSFTQQEPLSDAAIEAALEVLRHGRLHRYNVEPGELGEAALLEQEFAAQVGAKYCLAVASGGYALATALRAVGVKPGDRVLTNAFTLAPVPGAIASLGAEPVFVDVTEDLVIDLDDLAAKAGQARVLMLSHMRGHLCDMDQLMQICDAAGVTVIEDCAHTMGASWNGIASGRQGAIGCYSCQTYKHVNSGEGGLLVTDDEEVAARAIMLSGSYMLFERHLAAPDPSVFDRIKYDTPNISGRMDNLRAAILRPQLRDLQTQVARWNARYQCIEAGLQDTPGLRLIKRPEAEVYVGSSIQFLLLDWTADKLQAVIRRCGERGVELKWFGGAEPVAFTSRYDSWRYAKPQSLPQSDRVLAGIVDMRVPLTFSLQDCALIARIIRAEVGAVFQSK; translated from the coding sequence ATGAACGAGATTTTTTCAGGTAGTTTTACCCAGCAAGAGCCACTTTCAGATGCCGCAATTGAGGCGGCGCTGGAGGTTTTGCGTCACGGGCGATTGCATCGCTATAATGTTGAGCCGGGGGAGCTGGGCGAAGCGGCGCTGCTGGAGCAGGAATTCGCGGCGCAAGTTGGGGCGAAATACTGTCTTGCGGTCGCCTCGGGCGGCTATGCGCTGGCGACAGCGCTGCGTGCGGTGGGGGTGAAGCCGGGCGACCGGGTGCTGACCAATGCCTTTACGCTGGCGCCGGTGCCGGGCGCGATTGCCTCGCTTGGGGCTGAGCCGGTGTTTGTCGATGTCACCGAGGATCTGGTGATTGATCTGGATGATCTGGCCGCCAAGGCGGGTCAGGCGCGGGTGCTGATGCTCAGCCACATGCGCGGTCATCTGTGTGACATGGATCAGCTGATGCAGATCTGTGACGCCGCCGGTGTCACCGTGATCGAGGATTGCGCCCACACGATGGGGGCCTCGTGGAACGGCATTGCGTCAGGGCGGCAAGGCGCGATTGGCTGTTATTCCTGCCAGACCTACAAGCACGTGAATTCGGGTGAAGGCGGATTGCTGGTCACCGACGACGAGGAGGTCGCCGCACGGGCGATCATGCTGTCCGGTTCTTATATGCTGTTCGAGCGTCACCTGGCGGCACCGGACCCATCGGTGTTTGACCGCATCAAGTATGACACCCCCAATATTTCTGGCCGGATGGATAATCTGCGCGCCGCCATCCTGCGGCCACAGCTGCGCGATCTGCAGACTCAGGTGGCGCGCTGGAACGCGCGGTACCAATGTATCGAGGCCGGTCTGCAGGATACGCCGGGATTGCGGCTGATCAAGCGGCCCGAGGCGGAGGTCTATGTTGGCTCATCGATCCAGTTTCTGTTGCTCGACTGGACGGCGGACAAGCTGCAGGCGGTCATTCGCCGCTGTGGCGAACGCGGGGTAGAGCTGAAGTGGTTCGGCGGTGCCGAGCCGGTTGCCTTTACCTCGCGCTATGACAGTTGGCGCTACGCCAAGCCGCAAAGCCTGCCGCAAAGTGACCGTGTCCTGGCTGGCATCGTCGATATGCGGGTGCCGCTGACGTTCAGCCTGCAGGATTGCGCGCTGATTGCCCGGATCATTCGGGCAGAGGTCGGCGCCGTCTTTCAGAGCAAGTGA
- a CDS encoding HAD-IA family hydrolase — MRTVIFDLDGTLADTSGDLLAAANSCFRQMGLGDLLNRPEDAAIALRGGRMMLSHGLKRAQHYDAAIVDEYYPVLLDAYREAIALHTVLYPGAMAAVETLSNAGYGVGICTNKPESLAELLLVKLGVRDAFASLVGADTLPVRKPDPEPLREAARRAGGDPAQTILIGDSDTDRNTSAAAGVPSVLVTFGPSGADMAALKPEGLLHDFGDLPDLVARLIG, encoded by the coding sequence ATGCGAACGGTGATTTTTGATCTGGACGGAACCCTGGCGGATACCTCGGGTGATTTACTGGCTGCGGCCAACAGCTGTTTTCGGCAGATGGGTCTGGGCGATCTGCTGAACCGGCCCGAAGACGCTGCCATTGCCCTGCGCGGCGGACGAATGATGCTGAGCCATGGGCTGAAACGGGCGCAGCACTATGATGCGGCGATTGTGGATGAATACTACCCTGTACTTCTTGATGCATACAGAGAGGCCATAGCGCTGCATACAGTGTTGTATCCAGGCGCAATGGCGGCTGTCGAAACGTTGAGCAATGCTGGCTATGGTGTTGGAATATGTACAAATAAGCCGGAATCTCTGGCCGAACTTTTGCTCGTAAAACTTGGCGTGCGCGATGCTTTTGCCTCGCTGGTGGGGGCCGATACATTGCCGGTGCGCAAGCCGGACCCGGAACCCCTGCGCGAGGCGGCGCGGCGGGCCGGTGGTGATCCTGCACAGACGATTTTGATTGGCGACAGCGATACCGACCGCAACACATCCGCGGCGGCAGGCGTGCCCTCTGTGCTGGTGACCTTTGGCCCATCGGGCGCGGATATGGCGGCGTTGAAACCCGAAGGCCTGTTGCATGACTTTGGTGACTTGCCGGACTTGGTGGCGCGACTGATCGGCTGA